A section of the Streptomyces sp. V3I8 genome encodes:
- the glgC gene encoding glucose-1-phosphate adenylyltransferase: protein MRRGGPSVLGIVLAGGEGKRLMPLTTDRAKPAVTFGGTYRLVDFVLSNLVNADILRICVLTQYKSHSLDRHVTTTWRMSSLLGNYVTPVPAQQRLGPRWYLGSADAILQSLNLVYDEQPEYVAVFGADHVYRMDPRQMLNQHIDSGAGVTVAGIRVPRSESSSFGVITPGTDGQTVEGFLEKPADPPGLQGDPECVFASMGNYIFTTKALIEALQRDAEDGDSVHDMGGSILPQLTDRGEAALYDFSDNHVPGETTRDQGYWRDVGTLDAYYDAHMDLIAERPAFNLFNRSWPIYTTSGQLSPARFNAGGIASESIISAGCLIRGQVTRSVLSPGVVVDPGAVVQGSILHDNVHIGRGAVVRGAVLDKNVQVPPGATIGVNPDRDQELYTVSRAGVIALGKGQQVP, encoded by the coding sequence ATGCGTCGTGGTGGACCTTCGGTGCTCGGGATCGTGCTGGCGGGCGGGGAAGGCAAACGCCTGATGCCCCTCACCACGGACCGGGCGAAACCAGCGGTCACGTTCGGCGGTACGTACCGCCTGGTCGACTTCGTGCTGTCCAACCTCGTCAATGCCGACATCCTGCGCATCTGCGTCCTGACGCAGTACAAGTCGCACTCGCTCGACCGGCACGTCACGACGACCTGGCGGATGTCCAGCCTGCTGGGCAACTACGTGACGCCCGTCCCGGCCCAGCAGCGGCTCGGTCCGCGCTGGTACCTGGGCAGCGCGGACGCGATCCTGCAGTCCCTGAACCTCGTGTACGACGAGCAGCCGGAGTACGTGGCCGTGTTCGGCGCGGACCACGTCTACCGCATGGATCCGCGTCAGATGCTCAACCAGCACATCGACAGCGGCGCGGGCGTGACCGTGGCCGGCATCCGGGTGCCGAGATCCGAGTCCTCGTCCTTCGGCGTGATCACCCCGGGCACGGACGGGCAGACGGTGGAGGGGTTCCTGGAGAAGCCCGCGGACCCGCCCGGCCTGCAGGGCGACCCCGAGTGCGTCTTCGCCTCCATGGGCAACTACATCTTCACCACCAAGGCCCTCATCGAGGCCCTCCAGCGGGACGCCGAGGACGGGGACTCGGTGCACGACATGGGCGGCTCGATCCTGCCCCAGCTCACCGACCGCGGCGAGGCCGCGCTCTACGACTTCAGCGACAACCACGTGCCCGGCGAGACCACCCGCGACCAGGGCTACTGGCGGGACGTGGGCACCCTCGACGCGTACTACGACGCCCACATGGACCTGATCGCCGAGCGGCCCGCCTTCAACCTCTTCAACCGCAGCTGGCCCATCTACACCACCTCGGGCCAGCTCTCGCCGGCGCGGTTCAACGCGGGCGGCATCGCGAGCGAGTCGATCATCAGCGCGGGCTGCCTGATCCGCGGCCAGGTCACGCGCTCGGTCCTCTCCCCGGGTGTCGTCGTCGACCCCGGAGCCGTCGTCCAGGGGTCGATCCTCCACGACAACGTGCACATCGGCCGGGGCGCGGTCGTGCGCGGCGCGGTCCTGGACAAGAACGTGCAGGTGCCCCCGGGTGCGACCATCGGCGTCAACCCGGACCGCGACCAGGAGCTCTACACGGTCTCCCGGGCGGGCGTGATCGCCCTGGGCAAGGGCCAGCAGGTGCCCTAG
- the glgA gene encoding glycogen synthase — MRVGLLTREYPPDVYGGAGVHVEFLARELRPLTDLDVHCWGEGAAEGAVRHRPWAGLDGANDALRTFSVDLSMAAALEGRELVHSHTWYANLAGHFAKLLHGVPHVMTAHSLEPLRPWKAEQLGGGYALSSWAERTAIEAADGVIAVSGAMREDILGCYPALDPAKVHIVHNGIDTVLYRPDQGTDVLERIGLDTSRPYVLFVGRITRQKGVPQLMRAVRDIDPAAQVVLCAGAPDTPEIDQEFRVLFEELSRAREGVHWIPQMLPRPEVIQLLTHAAVFVCPSVYEPLGIVNLEAMACGTPVVASRVGGIPEVVEDGETGVLVTMDEDFETGLAQALDSVLGDAGAARRMGEAGRRRAVGEFGWDAVARRTVRLYEEILKQA; from the coding sequence GTGCGAGTGGGACTGCTGACCCGGGAGTATCCGCCGGACGTCTACGGCGGTGCGGGGGTCCATGTCGAGTTCCTCGCCCGCGAGCTGAGGCCCCTCACCGACCTGGACGTGCACTGCTGGGGCGAGGGCGCCGCGGAGGGGGCCGTCCGGCACCGGCCCTGGGCCGGGCTCGACGGCGCCAACGACGCGTTGCGCACCTTCTCCGTGGACCTCTCCATGGCCGCCGCCCTGGAGGGCCGCGAGCTGGTCCACTCGCACACCTGGTACGCCAACCTCGCCGGCCACTTCGCGAAGCTCCTGCACGGCGTCCCGCACGTCATGACCGCGCACTCCCTGGAGCCGCTGCGCCCCTGGAAGGCCGAGCAGCTGGGCGGCGGCTACGCCCTCTCCAGCTGGGCCGAGCGCACCGCCATCGAGGCCGCCGACGGCGTGATCGCCGTCTCCGGGGCCATGCGCGAGGACATCCTCGGCTGCTACCCCGCCCTGGACCCGGCGAAGGTCCACATCGTGCACAACGGCATCGACACGGTCCTCTACCGGCCCGACCAGGGCACGGACGTCCTGGAGCGGATCGGCCTCGACACCTCCCGGCCGTACGTCCTGTTCGTGGGCCGCATCACCCGCCAGAAGGGCGTACCGCAGCTGATGCGCGCCGTGCGCGACATCGACCCGGCCGCCCAGGTCGTGCTGTGCGCGGGCGCGCCCGACACCCCCGAGATCGACCAGGAGTTCCGCGTCCTGTTCGAGGAGCTGAGCCGGGCCCGTGAGGGAGTGCACTGGATTCCGCAGATGCTGCCCCGCCCGGAGGTCATCCAGCTCCTCACCCACGCGGCCGTCTTCGTCTGCCCCTCGGTCTACGAGCCCCTCGGCATCGTCAACCTGGAGGCGATGGCCTGCGGGACCCCGGTGGTCGCCTCGCGGGTCGGCGGAATCCCCGAGGTCGTTGAGGACGGCGAAACCGGGGTACTGGTGACCATGGACGAGGACTTCGAGACAGGACTCGCGCAGGCGCTGGACTCGGTCCTCGGTGATGCCGGGGCCGCCCGGCGGATGGGCGAGGCCGGACGGCGGCGCGCGGTGGGGGAGTTCGGCTGGGACGCCGTCGCCCGGCGCACGGTCCGGCTCTACGAGGAGATCCTCAAACAGGCGTAG
- a CDS encoding (2Fe-2S)-binding protein has product MNPDPDLGRLASPGGFPEDALGGFFALRTGRPPLPTLAQAYAAAPACAARSVPDEADPLAFRVRKVVGSLGAPEVRVGVSVAQQGLAARLWSVALGAAVLHGRVPDLDPRLLRWDADGGAPDDLWLSEVRALPGDAATVRRLVHQGHLEPLAAALRARHPVAAGLLWGNAASALAGAARQLDRWAVGHGRTDLAERARDLTAELLDHPDLRNTGTLDGTTFRRRSCCLYYRVPGGGVCGDCCFERAPRSSPTAASG; this is encoded by the coding sequence GTGAATCCGGATCCGGACCTCGGGCGGCTCGCCTCGCCCGGAGGTTTTCCCGAAGACGCCCTCGGGGGTTTCTTCGCCCTGCGCACGGGACGCCCGCCGCTGCCGACGCTCGCACAGGCCTATGCGGCCGCGCCGGCCTGCGCGGCACGGAGCGTTCCGGACGAGGCCGATCCGCTCGCCTTCCGCGTCCGCAAGGTCGTCGGGTCGCTGGGCGCGCCGGAGGTGCGCGTCGGGGTCTCGGTCGCCCAGCAGGGGCTCGCCGCCCGGCTGTGGTCGGTCGCGCTGGGCGCGGCCGTGCTCCACGGGCGGGTGCCGGACCTCGACCCCCGGCTGCTGCGCTGGGACGCGGACGGCGGCGCTCCCGACGACCTGTGGCTGTCCGAGGTGCGCGCACTGCCCGGTGACGCCGCGACGGTCCGCCGGCTCGTGCACCAGGGCCACCTGGAGCCCCTCGCGGCGGCGCTGCGGGCCCGGCACCCGGTGGCCGCGGGACTGCTGTGGGGCAACGCGGCCTCCGCGCTCGCCGGCGCCGCGCGACAGCTCGACCGCTGGGCCGTCGGCCACGGCCGGACCGACCTGGCCGAGCGTGCCCGCGACCTGACCGCCGAGCTCCTCGACCACCCCGACCTGCGGAACACCGGCACCCTGGACGGAACAACCTTCCGCCGGCGCAGTTGTTGTCTCTATTACCGGGTACCCGGTGGTGGAGTGTGCGGCGACTGCTGCTTCGAGCGGGCTCCACGGTCTTCCCCCACCGCCGCATCTGGGTGA
- a CDS encoding MBL fold metallo-hydrolase translates to MTTARIEHLVTSGTFSLDGGTWDVDNNVWIVGDDTEAVVIDAAHDADAIAEALGDRTLRAIICTHAHNDHIDAAPALAARTGAPVLLHPDDLPLWKQTHPDRLPDGELSDGERLSVAGVELTVLHTPGHAPGAVCLYAPELGAVFTGDTLFQGGPGATGRSFSHFPTIVESIRTRLLGLPAGTVVRTGHGDPTTIGAEAPHLQEWIDRGH, encoded by the coding sequence GTGACGACCGCCCGCATCGAGCACCTGGTCACCTCGGGCACGTTCAGCCTGGACGGCGGCACCTGGGACGTCGACAACAACGTATGGATCGTCGGCGACGACACGGAGGCCGTGGTCATCGACGCGGCGCACGACGCCGACGCCATCGCCGAGGCGCTCGGCGACCGCACGCTGCGCGCGATCATCTGCACGCACGCGCACAACGACCACATCGACGCGGCCCCGGCGCTGGCGGCCCGCACCGGGGCACCGGTCCTGCTCCACCCGGACGACCTCCCGCTATGGAAGCAGACGCACCCGGACCGCCTGCCGGACGGCGAGCTGTCCGACGGCGAGCGGCTCTCCGTGGCGGGCGTGGAGCTGACCGTGCTGCACACTCCCGGGCACGCGCCCGGGGCGGTGTGCCTCTACGCGCCGGAGCTGGGCGCCGTCTTCACCGGTGACACCCTGTTCCAGGGCGGGCCGGGCGCGACGGGCCGGTCGTTCTCGCACTTCCCGACGATCGTGGAGTCGATCAGGACCCGCCTGCTCGGCCTGCCCGCCGGGACGGTGGTCCGCACCGGCCACGGCGACCCGACGACGATCGGCGCCGAGGCCCCGCACCTCCAGGAGTGGATCGACCGGGGGCACTGA
- a CDS encoding SDR family oxidoreductase produces MTVTEDSVAIPATRTAQAPDGSYGPGADSGHGSDGDHDPGVDHGPGIDPERLAVCLAVLDELEKIDVDHPDAVAVRRATAGIYRSVKQRRRQERRAAKTAHDKAVTEATATGSAQRIDDETEGVLPSSVTEAGAIAGVLQRPRSCYTCKTRYTEVDFFYHQLCQKCAAENRARRDARTDLTGKRALLTGGRAKIGMYIALRLLRDGAHTTITTRFPNDAIRRFKAMPDSDEWIGRLKIVGLDLRDPAQVVALADSVAAAGPLDILINNAAQTVRRSPGAYSELLAAESGPLPAGELPPAEVIGTFGSGAVSALPVAGGGALTAQDVTDLALVSGSASLERIAAGTAIDAGGLVPDLHDTNSWIQAVEEVTPVELLEVQLCNSTAPFILISRLRGAMAAAEAGRTYIVNVSAMEGVFNRGYKGAGHPHTNMAKAALNMLTRTSAQEMFEKDGILMTAVDTGWITDERPHPDKIRLADAGFHAPLDLIDGAARVYDPIVRGQQGEDLYGVFLKDYAPGKW; encoded by the coding sequence ATGACGGTGACAGAGGACAGCGTGGCGATCCCCGCCACGCGCACGGCACAGGCCCCGGACGGCTCGTACGGTCCCGGTGCCGACAGCGGCCACGGGTCCGACGGCGACCACGACCCCGGTGTCGACCACGGCCCCGGTATCGACCCGGAGCGGCTGGCCGTCTGCCTCGCCGTGCTCGACGAGCTCGAGAAGATCGACGTCGACCACCCCGACGCCGTCGCCGTGCGCCGCGCCACCGCGGGGATCTACCGCTCGGTCAAGCAGCGCCGCCGGCAGGAGCGCAGGGCCGCCAAGACCGCCCACGACAAGGCCGTCACCGAGGCCACGGCCACCGGCTCCGCCCAGCGCATCGACGACGAGACCGAGGGCGTCCTGCCGTCGTCCGTGACCGAGGCCGGCGCGATCGCGGGGGTGCTCCAGCGCCCGCGCTCCTGCTACACCTGCAAGACCCGGTACACCGAGGTCGACTTCTTCTACCACCAGCTCTGCCAGAAGTGCGCCGCCGAGAACCGGGCCCGCCGCGACGCGCGCACCGACCTCACCGGCAAGCGCGCGCTGCTCACCGGCGGCCGCGCCAAGATCGGCATGTACATCGCGCTCAGGCTGCTGCGCGACGGCGCGCACACCACGATCACCACGCGCTTCCCGAACGACGCCATCCGCCGCTTCAAGGCCATGCCCGACAGCGACGAGTGGATCGGCCGGCTGAAGATCGTCGGTCTCGACCTGCGCGACCCCGCCCAGGTCGTCGCGCTCGCCGACTCGGTCGCCGCCGCGGGCCCGCTCGACATCCTGATCAACAACGCCGCCCAGACGGTACGCCGCTCGCCGGGCGCCTACAGCGAGCTGCTCGCCGCCGAGTCGGGGCCGCTGCCCGCCGGCGAACTGCCGCCCGCCGAGGTCATCGGTACCTTCGGCTCCGGCGCCGTGTCCGCGCTCCCGGTCGCCGGGGGCGGGGCGCTGACCGCGCAGGACGTCACCGACCTGGCGCTCGTCTCCGGCTCCGCGTCGCTGGAGCGGATCGCCGCGGGCACCGCCATCGACGCGGGCGGGCTCGTGCCCGACCTGCACGACACCAACAGCTGGATCCAGGCGGTCGAGGAGGTCACGCCGGTCGAGCTGCTGGAGGTGCAGCTGTGCAACTCCACGGCGCCGTTCATCCTCATCAGCCGGTTGCGCGGGGCGATGGCCGCCGCCGAGGCCGGGCGGACGTACATCGTGAACGTGTCAGCCATGGAGGGGGTGTTCAACCGCGGCTACAAGGGCGCCGGTCACCCGCACACCAACATGGCCAAGGCCGCGCTCAACATGCTCACACGCACCAGTGCGCAGGAGATGTTCGAGAAGGACGGCATCCTGATGACCGCCGTCGACACCGGGTGGATCACCGACGAGCGGCCCCACCCGGACAAGATCCGGCTCGCCGACGCCGGGTTCCACGCGCCGCTCGACCTGATCGACGGGGCGGCCCGGGTGTACGACCCGATCGTGCGGGGGCAGCAGGGGGAGGACCTGTACGGGGTCTTCCTGAAGGATTACGCGCCCGGTAAGTGGTAG
- a CDS encoding transglycosylase family protein: MAVRRGRHRRYQPSRINRASLTVTVGGAGMAIPLIGTGVANAADVDTWNKVAACESTNNWSINTGNGYYGGLQFSRSTWEAYGGRAYAARADLATKDQQIAVAEKVLEGQGPGAWPLCSQRAGLTRGGDSPDISPSGTSARTTRTTGAGKHKADVQPQTTPQSRAGTAEMYTVVHGDTLSGIAGAREVPGGWRKLYDTNRRTVGADPDLIVPGQRLDLRTTAAPGTSGTSTSSSGKAAKKEKAAQREKAPKKEKAEAKPAKKTQAVSHGLTAPVAAGTGTPYHAAGSSWSKGYHTGVDFPVPTGTSVKSVAAGSVVTAGWGGSFGYEVVIRHGDGRYTQYAHLSAISVKAGQGVGSGQRIGRSGSTGNSSGPHLHFEVRTGPGFGSDVDPVAYLRAGGVRL; the protein is encoded by the coding sequence ATGGCCGTACGCCGCGGTCGGCACCGCCGGTATCAGCCCAGCAGGATCAATCGCGCGTCGCTCACGGTCACGGTGGGCGGTGCCGGAATGGCGATACCGCTCATCGGCACCGGCGTCGCGAACGCTGCCGACGTGGACACCTGGAACAAGGTCGCCGCCTGTGAGTCCACGAACAACTGGAGCATCAACACCGGCAACGGCTACTACGGAGGGCTCCAGTTCAGCCGGTCCACCTGGGAGGCCTACGGCGGCAGGGCGTACGCGGCCCGCGCCGACCTCGCGACCAAGGACCAGCAGATAGCCGTCGCCGAGAAGGTCCTGGAGGGCCAGGGCCCCGGCGCCTGGCCCCTCTGCTCCCAGCGGGCGGGGCTCACCCGCGGCGGCGACAGCCCCGACATCAGTCCCTCGGGCACCTCCGCCCGGACCACCAGGACGACCGGCGCCGGCAAGCACAAGGCCGACGTACAGCCGCAGACCACACCCCAGTCGCGAGCCGGGACCGCCGAGATGTACACGGTCGTCCACGGCGACACGCTCTCCGGCATCGCGGGGGCCCGTGAAGTGCCGGGCGGCTGGCGGAAGTTGTACGACACCAACCGCAGGACCGTCGGCGCCGACCCCGACCTGATCGTTCCCGGCCAGCGGCTGGACCTGCGCACCACGGCCGCGCCCGGCACCAGTGGCACCTCCACGTCGTCGTCCGGCAAGGCGGCGAAGAAGGAGAAGGCGGCACAGCGGGAGAAGGCGCCGAAGAAGGAGAAGGCCGAGGCGAAGCCGGCGAAGAAGACCCAGGCGGTCTCGCACGGCCTCACCGCACCGGTCGCCGCCGGCACCGGCACGCCGTACCACGCCGCAGGCTCCTCCTGGTCGAAGGGCTACCACACCGGCGTCGACTTCCCGGTGCCGACCGGCACGTCCGTCAAGTCGGTCGCGGCGGGCAGTGTGGTCACCGCGGGCTGGGGCGGTTCCTTCGGCTACGAGGTGGTGATCCGGCACGGCGACGGCCGCTACACCCAGTACGCCCACCTGTCCGCGATCTCCGTGAAGGCCGGGCAGGGCGTGGGGAGCGGGCAGCGCATCGGCCGCTCGGGCTCCACGGGCAACAGTTCGGGCCCGCATCTGCACTTCGAGGTGCGGACGGGGCCCGGGTTCGGCAGCGACGTGGATCCGGTCGCCTATCTGCGCGCGGGCGGCGTCAGGCTCTGA
- a CDS encoding DMT family transporter, whose protein sequence is MSALLLSVVLSLVSAVTYAGGAIVQERVAATTPDRTYAPMHQAAWWAAVGLNALGGLLHVVALAYGPLSLVQPLGALTIVFALPMAAVFVRRRAGATAWRGAIMATVGLAGLLALVGTADAQSLGNTQRVVVGLVSGGSVLALMTAARAVHRHPAVRSVLLAVAAGIAFGMSSVFTKTVAVDWTGGVTLADLPSLAVIGVLATAGMLLSQASYRGAGLAAPLATLTVVNPIVAAAVGLTMFGETFRHGQTGTMLALACGVVATGGLILLTTERLGSDVEPVGAPERPGTTDPVGTTDPLDIVNLLDTMNPLGGPDLPGTADLPGGPERTRPVPSEAPAGALPASRAAHAPAGATSASFAKAAVLPEQAVAGALRVSAGAGVREKALFASAAGARGHAREETFTGSTGMLASGRGQALVPPPGSNGPPPSGGTPDGPDAPDDETSWPEAAHYGIPCLPLWPAPMMRSCVKS, encoded by the coding sequence ATGAGCGCGCTCCTGCTGTCCGTGGTGCTCTCCCTCGTCTCCGCCGTCACCTACGCCGGCGGGGCCATCGTGCAGGAACGGGTCGCGGCGACCACGCCCGACCGTACGTACGCCCCCATGCACCAGGCCGCCTGGTGGGCCGCGGTCGGCCTCAACGCCCTCGGCGGTCTGCTGCACGTGGTGGCGCTGGCCTACGGGCCGCTCAGTCTCGTCCAGCCGCTCGGCGCGCTGACCATCGTGTTCGCGCTGCCCATGGCGGCCGTCTTCGTCCGCCGCAGGGCCGGGGCGACCGCCTGGCGCGGTGCGATCATGGCGACGGTCGGCCTGGCCGGGCTGCTGGCACTGGTCGGCACGGCCGACGCGCAGTCCCTGGGCAACACCCAGCGTGTCGTGGTGGGTCTGGTGTCCGGCGGCTCGGTGCTGGCGCTGATGACGGCGGCCCGCGCGGTGCACCGGCACCCGGCCGTGCGCAGCGTGCTGCTGGCCGTGGCGGCGGGTATCGCCTTCGGGATGTCCTCGGTGTTCACGAAGACCGTCGCGGTGGACTGGACGGGAGGCGTCACGCTCGCCGACCTGCCGAGCCTCGCCGTGATCGGTGTCCTGGCGACCGCCGGGATGCTGCTGTCGCAGGCCTCCTACCGGGGCGCCGGTCTCGCGGCCCCGCTGGCCACGCTGACCGTCGTGAACCCGATCGTGGCCGCCGCGGTGGGCCTGACGATGTTCGGTGAGACCTTCCGCCACGGGCAGACGGGCACGATGCTCGCCCTGGCGTGCGGGGTCGTCGCGACGGGCGGTCTGATCCTGCTCACCACGGAGCGGCTCGGCAGCGACGTGGAGCCGGTCGGCGCCCCGGAGCGGCCCGGCACCACGGATCCGGTCGGCACCACGGATCCGCTCGACATCGTAAATCTGCTCGACACCATGAATCCGCTCGGCGGGCCGGACCTGCCCGGCACCGCGGACCTGCCCGGCGGGCCGGAGCGTACGCGGCCGGTTCCGTCCGAGGCCCCGGCGGGCGCCCTGCCGGCCTCCAGGGCGGCGCACGCGCCCGCCGGAGCCACGTCGGCCTCCTTCGCGAAGGCCGCGGTGCTCCCTGAACAGGCCGTCGCCGGGGCACTGCGGGTCAGCGCGGGAGCGGGGGTGCGGGAGAAGGCGCTCTTCGCGTCCGCGGCCGGCGCGCGCGGACACGCGCGGGAAGAAACGTTCACGGGGAGTACCGGGATGCTCGCCTCCGGGCGGGGGCAGGCGCTCGTCCCGCCGCCCGGCTCCAACGGGCCCCCGCCGTCCGGCGGCACGCCGGACGGCCCGGACGCCCCGGACGACGAGACGTCATGGCCCGAAGCCGCCCACTACGGCATCCCGTGCCTGCCCCTGTGGCCGGCCCCGATGATGCGGTCCTGCGTGAAGTCCTGA
- a CDS encoding S-(hydroxymethyl)mycothiol dehydrogenase, whose product MAAQKVRGVIAPGKNEPVQIRTIIVPDPGPGEAVVKVQACGVCHTDLHYKQGGISDDYPFLLGHEAAGVVESVGEGVTDVAPGDFVVLNWRAVCGQCRACLRGRPWYCFDTHNAKQRMTLEDGTELSPALGIGAFAEKTLVAAGQCTKVDPSVSPAVAGLLGCGVMAGIGAAINTGGVGRGDSVAVIGCGGVGDAAIAGANLAGAAKIIAVDIDDRKLEKARTMGATHTVNSKETDPVAAIRELTGGFGADVVIEAVGRPETYKQAFYARDLAGTVVLVGVPTPEMKLELPLLDVFGRGGSLKSSWYGDCLPSRDFPMLIDLHQQGRLDLAAFVTETIALNEVEQAFDRMHEGDVLRSVVEL is encoded by the coding sequence ATGGCCGCCCAGAAGGTACGCGGTGTCATCGCCCCCGGCAAGAACGAGCCGGTGCAGATCCGGACGATCATCGTCCCGGACCCGGGACCCGGCGAGGCCGTGGTGAAGGTGCAGGCCTGCGGGGTCTGCCACACCGATCTGCACTACAAGCAGGGCGGCATCAGCGACGACTACCCGTTCCTGCTCGGCCACGAGGCGGCGGGCGTCGTCGAGTCGGTCGGCGAGGGCGTCACCGACGTGGCCCCCGGCGACTTCGTGGTCCTCAACTGGCGTGCGGTCTGCGGCCAGTGCCGGGCCTGTCTGCGCGGCCGCCCCTGGTACTGCTTCGACACGCACAACGCGAAGCAGAGGATGACCCTGGAGGACGGCACCGAGCTCTCCCCCGCCCTGGGCATCGGCGCCTTCGCCGAGAAGACCCTGGTCGCGGCGGGCCAGTGCACCAAGGTCGACCCGTCCGTGTCCCCGGCGGTCGCGGGCCTGCTCGGCTGCGGCGTGATGGCCGGCATCGGAGCGGCCATCAACACCGGCGGCGTGGGCCGCGGCGACTCGGTGGCCGTCATCGGCTGCGGCGGCGTGGGCGACGCGGCGATCGCCGGCGCGAACCTCGCGGGCGCGGCGAAGATCATCGCCGTCGACATCGACGACCGCAAGCTCGAGAAGGCGCGCACGATGGGCGCCACCCACACCGTCAACTCCAAGGAGACGGACCCCGTGGCGGCGATCCGCGAGCTGACCGGCGGTTTCGGCGCCGACGTCGTCATCGAGGCGGTCGGCCGCCCGGAGACGTACAAGCAGGCCTTCTACGCCCGCGACCTGGCGGGCACGGTGGTCCTGGTCGGTGTCCCCACCCCGGAGATGAAGCTCGAACTGCCGCTGCTGGACGTCTTCGGCCGCGGCGGCAGCCTGAAGTCCTCCTGGTACGGCGACTGCCTGCCCTCGCGTGACTTCCCCATGCTGATCGACCTGCACCAGCAGGGCCGGCTGGACCTGGCGGCGTTCGTGACGGAGACCATCGCCCTCAACGAGGTCGAGCAGGCCTTCGACCGCATGCACGAGGGCGACGTACTGCGTTCGGTGGTGGAGCTGTGA
- a CDS encoding wax ester/triacylglycerol synthase family O-acyltransferase gives MSFDSDLLAPLDLAFWNIESPEHPMHLAALGIFETGSPAAARHAADLLAARAAGVPGLRMRIRDSWQPSAFGGAVREAVPDFEPLDHVRLHAPAADFHAVAGAIMQRPLERDRPLWEAHVVPGAEGTSFAVLFKFHHALADGLRALTLAAAVLDPMDLPAPRPRPEEPARGLLPDVRKLPGHVRGTFRDLGRALDIGACVARATWDVRSCAALVSEPTGTRRVTGVAVELDEIHTIRKSVGGTVNDVLIAVVAGALRRWLDERGDSSDGVSPRALIPVSRRRPRTAHPQGNRLSGYLMRLPVDDPDPLARLAAVRTAMDRNKDAGPHRGAGAVALLADHVPALGHRLGMPVVGRAARLLFDILVTSVPLPGLGMKLGGCPLTEVYPLAPLARGQALAVAVSTFRGRVHYGLVADAEAVPDLDVLAGALTAEVAHLTAACAS, from the coding sequence ATGTCCTTTGACTCCGACCTTCTCGCACCGCTCGACCTGGCGTTCTGGAACATCGAGTCCCCCGAGCACCCCATGCACCTCGCGGCACTCGGGATCTTCGAGACCGGCTCGCCCGCCGCGGCCCGGCACGCGGCCGACCTGCTCGCGGCCCGCGCGGCCGGCGTACCCGGGCTGCGCATGCGCATCCGCGACAGCTGGCAGCCGTCCGCCTTCGGCGGCGCCGTCCGCGAGGCCGTGCCCGACTTCGAACCGCTCGACCACGTCCGCCTGCACGCCCCCGCCGCCGACTTCCACGCCGTCGCCGGCGCGATCATGCAGCGCCCCCTGGAGCGCGACAGGCCCCTGTGGGAGGCCCACGTCGTGCCCGGCGCGGAAGGCACCTCCTTCGCCGTGCTCTTCAAGTTCCACCACGCGCTGGCGGACGGACTGCGGGCCCTGACGCTCGCGGCGGCCGTCCTCGACCCCATGGACCTGCCCGCACCCCGCCCACGCCCCGAGGAGCCCGCGCGCGGCCTCCTCCCCGACGTGCGCAAGCTGCCCGGACACGTCCGCGGCACGTTCCGCGACCTGGGCCGGGCCCTCGACATCGGCGCCTGTGTCGCCCGCGCCACCTGGGACGTACGCTCCTGCGCCGCCCTGGTCTCCGAACCCACCGGCACCCGCCGCGTCACGGGCGTGGCCGTGGAGCTCGACGAGATCCACACCATCCGCAAGAGCGTGGGCGGCACCGTCAACGACGTCCTCATCGCCGTCGTCGCGGGCGCCCTGCGCCGCTGGCTGGACGAGCGGGGGGACAGCAGCGACGGGGTGTCGCCCCGGGCCCTGATCCCCGTCTCGCGGCGGCGCCCGCGCACCGCGCACCCGCAGGGCAACCGGCTCTCCGGCTACCTGATGCGGCTCCCCGTCGACGACCCCGACCCGCTCGCCCGGCTCGCCGCCGTCCGTACGGCCATGGACCGCAACAAGGACGCCGGACCCCACCGGGGCGCGGGGGCCGTCGCCCTGCTCGCCGACCACGTCCCGGCGCTCGGCCACCGGCTCGGCATGCCCGTCGTCGGCCGGGCGGCCCGGCTGCTCTTCGACATCCTGGTCACCAGCGTGCCGCTGCCCGGCCTCGGCATGAAGCTCGGCGGCTGCCCGCTGACCGAGGTGTACCCGCTCGCCCCGCTGGCCCGCGGCCAGGCCCTCGCGGTCGCGGTCTCGACGTTCCGCGGACGCGTCCACTACGGGCTCGTCGCCGACGCGGAGGCCGTCCCCGACCTCGACGTGCTGGCCGGGGCGCTGACCGCGGAGGTGGCGCACCTCACTGCCGCCTGCGCCTCCTGA